A stretch of Salvelinus alpinus chromosome 4, SLU_Salpinus.1, whole genome shotgun sequence DNA encodes these proteins:
- the LOC139574239 gene encoding RNA-binding motif protein, X chromosome-like isoform X4, with translation MAEADRPGKLFIGGLDTETNEKALEKYFSKYGRIVEVLLMKDRETNKSRGFAFVTFESPADAKDAAREMNGKSLDGKPIKVEQATKPQFESAGRRGPPPMRGRGPPRGPRGSRGAPMRGPPSREPFFKGISSRGPPPLKRGPPIRNGGPPPKRHAPSPMGRPSMSRDRDPYGPPPPRRDSMSRRDDYPSPRDEYYSTKDSYSSREYVSSRDTRDYAPTPRDYPPRDYPQSSSRDEYGSMSRGYSDGYGGGREPKSYMERPSAASYREPYDGYGNSRSAPPSRGPQPSYNGSGGSSRYDDYGSSSRDGYGSRESYPSSRSEPYPPSRGERMGKQERGPAPPIERGYPREAYSGSSRGAPRGGRGGSRVDRGIARSRY, from the exons ATGGCAGAGGCTGACCGACCAGGGAAGCTCTTCATCGGTGGCCTGGACACTGAAACCAACGAGAAGGCCCTTGAGAAGTATTTCAGCAAATATGGCAGAATAGTAGAAG TTCTGTTGATGAAAGACCGTGAAACGAACAAATCAAGAGGTTTTGCTTTTGTGACCTTTGAGAGTCCGGCAGATGCAAAGGATGCTGCGCGTGAAATGAATGGGAAG TCACTTGATGGTAAGCCAATTAAGGTTGAACAAGCAACAAAACCTCAGTTTGAGTCAGCAGGCAGACGCGGCCCACCCCCCATGCGTGGCCGCGGTCCCCCTAGAGGTCCTAGAGGATCTAGAGGAGCACCAATGAGGGGTCCACCATCCAGAG AACCCTTTTTCAAAGGGATTTCGTCCAGAGGCCCCCCACCACTGAAAAGGGGTCCTCCGATTCGTAATGGAGGCCCCCCACCCAAGAGACATGCTCCTTCTCCGATGGGCAGAC CTTCCATGTCTAGGGACAGGGACCCCTATGGCCCACCCCCTCCCCGCAGAGACTCAATGTCCAGAAGGGATGATTACCCATCACCAAGAGATGAATATTACAGCACAAAGGACAG CTATTCTAGCCGGGAATATGTGAGTTCCAGGGATACAAGGGACTACGCACCAACACCACGGGACTATCCGCCAAGGGATTATCCCCAATCCAGTTCCCGCGATGAATATGGGTCAATGTCAAGGGGCTACAG TGATGGTTATGGTGGAGGCCGGGAACCCAAAAGCTATATGGAGCGCCCTAGTGCAGCCTCTTATCGAGAGCCCTACGATGGTTACG GTAACTCACGCAGCGCCCCACCCTCAAGGGGCCCCCAACCATCCTACAATGGCAGTGGCGGAAGCAGTCGCTATGACGACTATGGAAGCAGTTCCCGGGATGGCTATGGCAGTCGTGAAAGTTACCCCAGCAGTCGGAGTGAACCATACCCTCCTAGCCGTGGTGAGCGAATGGGCAAGCAGGAGCGGGGGCCAGCACCTCCAATCGAGAGAGGCTACCCCCGTGAAGCGTACAGTGGCTCAAGTCGCGGGGCACCCCGTGGTGGCCGCGGCGGCAGCAGAGTCGATAGAGGAATTGCCCGCAGCAGATACTGA
- the LOC139574239 gene encoding RNA-binding motif protein, X chromosome-like isoform X2: MAEADRPGKLFIGGLDTETNEKALEKYFSKYGRIVEVLLMKDRETNKSRGFAFVTFESPADAKDAAREMNGKSLDGKPIKVEQATKPQFESAGRRGPPPMRGRGPPRGPRGSRGAPMRGPPSRDYYDNVGIVEPFFKGISSRGPPPLKRGPPIRNGGPPPKRHAPSPMGRPSMSRDRDPYGPPPPRRDSMSRRDDYPSPRDEYYSTKDSYSSREYVSSRDTRDYAPTPRDYPPRDYPQSSSRDEYGSMSRGYSDGYGGGREPKSYMERPSAASYREPYDGYGNSRSAPPSRGPQPSYNGSGGSSRYDDYGSSSRDGYGSRESYPSSRSEPYPPSRGERMGKQERGPAPPIERGYPREAYSGSSRGAPRGGRGGSRVDRGIARSRY; this comes from the exons ATGGCAGAGGCTGACCGACCAGGGAAGCTCTTCATCGGTGGCCTGGACACTGAAACCAACGAGAAGGCCCTTGAGAAGTATTTCAGCAAATATGGCAGAATAGTAGAAG TTCTGTTGATGAAAGACCGTGAAACGAACAAATCAAGAGGTTTTGCTTTTGTGACCTTTGAGAGTCCGGCAGATGCAAAGGATGCTGCGCGTGAAATGAATGGGAAG TCACTTGATGGTAAGCCAATTAAGGTTGAACAAGCAACAAAACCTCAGTTTGAGTCAGCAGGCAGACGCGGCCCACCCCCCATGCGTGGCCGCGGTCCCCCTAGAGGTCCTAGAGGATCTAGAGGAGCACCAATGAGGGGTCCACCATCCAGAG ACTACTATGATAACGTAGGGATTGTAGAACCCTTTTTCAAAGGGATTTCGTCCAGAGGCCCCCCACCACTGAAAAGGGGTCCTCCGATTCGTAATGGAGGCCCCCCACCCAAGAGACATGCTCCTTCTCCGATGGGCAGAC CTTCCATGTCTAGGGACAGGGACCCCTATGGCCCACCCCCTCCCCGCAGAGACTCAATGTCCAGAAGGGATGATTACCCATCACCAAGAGATGAATATTACAGCACAAAGGACAG CTATTCTAGCCGGGAATATGTGAGTTCCAGGGATACAAGGGACTACGCACCAACACCACGGGACTATCCGCCAAGGGATTATCCCCAATCCAGTTCCCGCGATGAATATGGGTCAATGTCAAGGGGCTACAG TGATGGTTATGGTGGAGGCCGGGAACCCAAAAGCTATATGGAGCGCCCTAGTGCAGCCTCTTATCGAGAGCCCTACGATGGTTACG GTAACTCACGCAGCGCCCCACCCTCAAGGGGCCCCCAACCATCCTACAATGGCAGTGGCGGAAGCAGTCGCTATGACGACTATGGAAGCAGTTCCCGGGATGGCTATGGCAGTCGTGAAAGTTACCCCAGCAGTCGGAGTGAACCATACCCTCCTAGCCGTGGTGAGCGAATGGGCAAGCAGGAGCGGGGGCCAGCACCTCCAATCGAGAGAGGCTACCCCCGTGAAGCGTACAGTGGCTCAAGTCGCGGGGCACCCCGTGGTGGCCGCGGCGGCAGCAGAGTCGATAGAGGAATTGCCCGCAGCAGATACTGA
- the LOC139574239 gene encoding RNA-binding motif protein, X chromosome-like isoform X1, with protein MAEADRPGKLFIGGLDTETNEKALEKYFSKYGRIVEVLLMKDRETNKSRGFAFVTFESPADAKDAAREMNGKSLDGKPIKVEQATKPQFESAGRRGPPPMRGRGPPRGPRGSRGAPMRGPPSRDYYDNVGIVEPFFKGISSRGPPPLKRGPPIRNGGPPPKRHAPSPMGRRKSSMSRDRDPYGPPPPRRDSMSRRDDYPSPRDEYYSTKDSYSSREYVSSRDTRDYAPTPRDYPPRDYPQSSSRDEYGSMSRGYSDGYGGGREPKSYMERPSAASYREPYDGYGNSRSAPPSRGPQPSYNGSGGSSRYDDYGSSSRDGYGSRESYPSSRSEPYPPSRGERMGKQERGPAPPIERGYPREAYSGSSRGAPRGGRGGSRVDRGIARSRY; from the exons ATGGCAGAGGCTGACCGACCAGGGAAGCTCTTCATCGGTGGCCTGGACACTGAAACCAACGAGAAGGCCCTTGAGAAGTATTTCAGCAAATATGGCAGAATAGTAGAAG TTCTGTTGATGAAAGACCGTGAAACGAACAAATCAAGAGGTTTTGCTTTTGTGACCTTTGAGAGTCCGGCAGATGCAAAGGATGCTGCGCGTGAAATGAATGGGAAG TCACTTGATGGTAAGCCAATTAAGGTTGAACAAGCAACAAAACCTCAGTTTGAGTCAGCAGGCAGACGCGGCCCACCCCCCATGCGTGGCCGCGGTCCCCCTAGAGGTCCTAGAGGATCTAGAGGAGCACCAATGAGGGGTCCACCATCCAGAG ACTACTATGATAACGTAGGGATTGTAGAACCCTTTTTCAAAGGGATTTCGTCCAGAGGCCCCCCACCACTGAAAAGGGGTCCTCCGATTCGTAATGGAGGCCCCCCACCCAAGAGACATGCTCCTTCTCCGATGGGCAGACGTAAGT CTTCCATGTCTAGGGACAGGGACCCCTATGGCCCACCCCCTCCCCGCAGAGACTCAATGTCCAGAAGGGATGATTACCCATCACCAAGAGATGAATATTACAGCACAAAGGACAG CTATTCTAGCCGGGAATATGTGAGTTCCAGGGATACAAGGGACTACGCACCAACACCACGGGACTATCCGCCAAGGGATTATCCCCAATCCAGTTCCCGCGATGAATATGGGTCAATGTCAAGGGGCTACAG TGATGGTTATGGTGGAGGCCGGGAACCCAAAAGCTATATGGAGCGCCCTAGTGCAGCCTCTTATCGAGAGCCCTACGATGGTTACG GTAACTCACGCAGCGCCCCACCCTCAAGGGGCCCCCAACCATCCTACAATGGCAGTGGCGGAAGCAGTCGCTATGACGACTATGGAAGCAGTTCCCGGGATGGCTATGGCAGTCGTGAAAGTTACCCCAGCAGTCGGAGTGAACCATACCCTCCTAGCCGTGGTGAGCGAATGGGCAAGCAGGAGCGGGGGCCAGCACCTCCAATCGAGAGAGGCTACCCCCGTGAAGCGTACAGTGGCTCAAGTCGCGGGGCACCCCGTGGTGGCCGCGGCGGCAGCAGAGTCGATAGAGGAATTGCCCGCAGCAGATACTGA
- the LOC139574239 gene encoding RNA-binding motif protein, X chromosome-like isoform X3 has protein sequence MAEADRPGKLFIGGLDTETNEKALEKYFSKYGRIVEVLLMKDRETNKSRGFAFVTFESPADAKDAAREMNGKSLDGKPIKVEQATKPQFESAGRRGPPPMRGRGPPRGPRGSRGAPMRGPPSREPFFKGISSRGPPPLKRGPPIRNGGPPPKRHAPSPMGRRKSSMSRDRDPYGPPPPRRDSMSRRDDYPSPRDEYYSTKDSYSSREYVSSRDTRDYAPTPRDYPPRDYPQSSSRDEYGSMSRGYSDGYGGGREPKSYMERPSAASYREPYDGYGNSRSAPPSRGPQPSYNGSGGSSRYDDYGSSSRDGYGSRESYPSSRSEPYPPSRGERMGKQERGPAPPIERGYPREAYSGSSRGAPRGGRGGSRVDRGIARSRY, from the exons ATGGCAGAGGCTGACCGACCAGGGAAGCTCTTCATCGGTGGCCTGGACACTGAAACCAACGAGAAGGCCCTTGAGAAGTATTTCAGCAAATATGGCAGAATAGTAGAAG TTCTGTTGATGAAAGACCGTGAAACGAACAAATCAAGAGGTTTTGCTTTTGTGACCTTTGAGAGTCCGGCAGATGCAAAGGATGCTGCGCGTGAAATGAATGGGAAG TCACTTGATGGTAAGCCAATTAAGGTTGAACAAGCAACAAAACCTCAGTTTGAGTCAGCAGGCAGACGCGGCCCACCCCCCATGCGTGGCCGCGGTCCCCCTAGAGGTCCTAGAGGATCTAGAGGAGCACCAATGAGGGGTCCACCATCCAGAG AACCCTTTTTCAAAGGGATTTCGTCCAGAGGCCCCCCACCACTGAAAAGGGGTCCTCCGATTCGTAATGGAGGCCCCCCACCCAAGAGACATGCTCCTTCTCCGATGGGCAGACGTAAGT CTTCCATGTCTAGGGACAGGGACCCCTATGGCCCACCCCCTCCCCGCAGAGACTCAATGTCCAGAAGGGATGATTACCCATCACCAAGAGATGAATATTACAGCACAAAGGACAG CTATTCTAGCCGGGAATATGTGAGTTCCAGGGATACAAGGGACTACGCACCAACACCACGGGACTATCCGCCAAGGGATTATCCCCAATCCAGTTCCCGCGATGAATATGGGTCAATGTCAAGGGGCTACAG TGATGGTTATGGTGGAGGCCGGGAACCCAAAAGCTATATGGAGCGCCCTAGTGCAGCCTCTTATCGAGAGCCCTACGATGGTTACG GTAACTCACGCAGCGCCCCACCCTCAAGGGGCCCCCAACCATCCTACAATGGCAGTGGCGGAAGCAGTCGCTATGACGACTATGGAAGCAGTTCCCGGGATGGCTATGGCAGTCGTGAAAGTTACCCCAGCAGTCGGAGTGAACCATACCCTCCTAGCCGTGGTGAGCGAATGGGCAAGCAGGAGCGGGGGCCAGCACCTCCAATCGAGAGAGGCTACCCCCGTGAAGCGTACAGTGGCTCAAGTCGCGGGGCACCCCGTGGTGGCCGCGGCGGCAGCAGAGTCGATAGAGGAATTGCCCGCAGCAGATACTGA